The following coding sequences lie in one Streptomyces xiamenensis genomic window:
- the radA gene encoding DNA repair protein RadA — protein sequence MARKSDRPAYRCTECGWSTAKWLGRCPECQAWGTVEEVGGAPAVRTAAVARVVSPAVPIGQVDTRRVTARSTGVPELDRVLGGGLVPGAVVLLAGEPGVGKSTLLLDVAAKAASAEHRTLYVTGEESAGQVRLRADRIGAVHDELYLAAETDLASVLGQLDAVKPSLLVLDSVQTVASAEIDGAPGGMAQVREVAGALIRAAKERGMATLLVGHVTKDGAIAGPRLLEHLVDVVLHFEGDRHARLRLVRGVKNRYGATDEVGCFELHDQGITSLADPSGLFLTRREEPVPGTCLTVTLEGRRPLVAEVQSLTVSTQIPSPRRTTSGLETSRVSMMLAVLEQRGQITSLGKNDIYTATVGGVRLSEPAADLAVALALASAASDTPLPNNLVAIGEVGLAGEVRRVTGVQRRLAEAARLGFTHALVPADSGEAPAGMRVLEVADIGEALRVLPRGPRRSRGTDDGGGERAGSGASERVTGARR from the coding sequence ATGGCTCGTAAATCTGATCGCCCCGCCTACCGGTGTACGGAGTGCGGCTGGTCCACCGCCAAATGGCTGGGCCGCTGCCCCGAATGCCAGGCGTGGGGCACCGTGGAGGAAGTGGGCGGCGCCCCCGCGGTGCGGACGGCGGCGGTGGCCCGGGTCGTGTCCCCGGCCGTGCCGATCGGCCAGGTCGACACCCGGCGGGTGACCGCGCGCAGCACCGGGGTGCCGGAGCTGGACCGGGTGCTGGGCGGCGGCCTGGTGCCCGGCGCCGTGGTGCTGCTGGCCGGCGAGCCGGGGGTCGGCAAGTCCACCCTGCTGCTCGACGTGGCCGCCAAGGCCGCCTCGGCCGAGCACCGCACGCTGTACGTCACGGGCGAGGAGTCGGCCGGTCAGGTGCGGCTGCGGGCGGACCGGATCGGGGCGGTCCACGACGAGCTGTACCTGGCCGCCGAGACCGATCTGGCGTCCGTGCTGGGCCAGTTGGACGCGGTGAAGCCCTCCCTGCTCGTGCTGGACTCGGTGCAGACCGTGGCCTCCGCAGAGATCGACGGCGCGCCCGGCGGCATGGCCCAGGTCCGGGAGGTGGCGGGGGCGCTGATCAGGGCCGCCAAGGAACGCGGCATGGCCACGCTGCTGGTGGGCCATGTCACCAAGGACGGAGCGATCGCCGGGCCCCGGCTGCTGGAGCACCTGGTGGACGTGGTGCTGCACTTCGAGGGCGACCGGCACGCCAGGCTGCGCCTGGTGCGCGGCGTGAAGAACCGGTACGGGGCCACCGACGAGGTCGGCTGCTTCGAACTGCACGACCAGGGCATCACCTCGCTCGCCGACCCCTCCGGCCTGTTCCTGACCCGGCGCGAGGAGCCGGTGCCCGGCACCTGCCTGACGGTCACCCTGGAGGGACGGCGCCCGCTGGTCGCCGAGGTGCAGTCGCTGACGGTCAGCACCCAGATCCCGTCGCCGCGCCGTACCACCTCGGGCCTGGAGACCTCCCGGGTGTCGATGATGCTGGCGGTGCTGGAGCAGCGCGGGCAGATCACCTCGCTGGGCAAGAACGACATCTACACGGCCACCGTGGGCGGGGTGCGGCTCTCGGAGCCGGCCGCCGACCTGGCGGTGGCGCTGGCGCTGGCGAGCGCCGCCAGCGACACCCCGCTGCCGAACAACCTGGTGGCGATCGGCGAGGTCGGTCTGGCCGGCGAGGTGCGGCGGGTGACCGGGGTGCAGCGGCGGCTGGCGGAGGCGGCCCGGCTGGGGTTCACGCACGCGCTGGTCCCGGCGGACTCTGGCGAGGCCCCGGCGGGCATGCGGGTGCTGGAGGTCGCGGACATCGGCGAGGCGCTGCGGGTACTGCCGCGCGGGCCGCGCCGCTCGCGGGGCACCGATGACGGGGGCGGTGAGCGGGCCGGGAGCGGAGCGTCAGAACGGGTGACGGGGGCACGCCGGTAG
- a CDS encoding response regulator transcription factor, whose translation MRILVAEDHRVLARNIATGLRRQSMAVDIAAAGDEAERMCLLTAYDVLILDRDLPVLTGDEVCRRLNELADPPRILMLTAAGEIGDRVYGLEQLGADDYLAKPFDFAELVARVRALSRRAPKPAAVALRHGGIVLDRGRHEVRIDGTPLELTPKEFAVLRMLMEAGGEAVPHRELVRAVWDEHLSPRTSAVRATVSRLRGKLGTPDLIAADTGEGYRLCG comes from the coding sequence ATGCGGATCCTGGTAGCCGAAGACCACCGTGTGCTCGCGCGGAACATCGCCACCGGCCTGCGCCGGCAGTCCATGGCGGTCGACATCGCCGCGGCGGGCGACGAGGCCGAGCGGATGTGTCTGCTCACCGCGTACGACGTGCTGATCCTGGACCGCGACCTGCCGGTGCTGACGGGCGACGAGGTGTGCCGGCGGCTCAACGAACTGGCCGACCCGCCGCGCATCCTCATGCTCACGGCCGCCGGGGAGATCGGGGACCGGGTCTACGGCCTGGAGCAGCTGGGTGCCGACGACTATCTCGCCAAGCCCTTCGACTTCGCCGAACTCGTCGCCCGGGTACGGGCCCTGAGCCGCCGCGCCCCCAAACCGGCGGCGGTCGCCCTGCGGCACGGCGGCATCGTCCTGGACAGGGGCCGGCACGAGGTCAGGATCGACGGCACCCCCCTGGAGCTCACCCCCAAGGAGTTCGCCGTCCTGCGGATGCTGATGGAGGCCGGCGGCGAGGCGGTGCCCCACCGGGAACTGGTGCGCGCCGTGTGGGACGAGCACCTGAGCCCCCGGACCAGTGCCGTGCGCGCCACCGTCAGCCGGCTGCGCGGAAAGCTGGGCACCCCAGACCTCATCGCCGCGGACACCGGCGAGGGGTACCGGCTGTGCGGCTGA
- a CDS encoding HhH-GPD family protein, with amino-acid sequence MTATSTTTREAEPTALHTPVIDWFDQHARDLPWRRPEAGAWGVMVSEFMLQQTPVNRVLPVYEEWLTRWPRPADLAAEAAGEAVRAWGRLGYPRRALRLHGAAAAIAERHGGDVPKDHHQLLALPGVGEYTAAAVASFAYGQRHAVLDTNVRRVFARAVSGSQYPPNATTAAERKLARMLLPEDDTTASRWAAATMELGALVCTARTPSCGGCPIVDLCAWRGAGSPAHEGPPRRGQTYAGTDRQVRGKLLAVLRESTRPVERAALDAVWHDPEQRSRALTGLLTDGLVERLPDGRYRLPGTD; translated from the coding sequence ATGACTGCGACGAGCACGACGACGCGAGAAGCCGAACCCACCGCCCTCCACACCCCCGTCATCGACTGGTTCGACCAGCATGCCCGCGATCTGCCCTGGCGGCGCCCCGAAGCAGGGGCGTGGGGGGTCATGGTCAGCGAGTTCATGCTTCAGCAGACCCCGGTCAACCGGGTGCTGCCGGTGTACGAGGAGTGGCTCACCCGCTGGCCACGCCCCGCCGACCTGGCCGCCGAGGCCGCCGGAGAGGCGGTCCGCGCCTGGGGCCGCCTCGGATATCCCCGCCGGGCGCTGCGGCTGCACGGCGCCGCCGCCGCCATAGCGGAACGGCACGGCGGTGATGTCCCCAAGGACCACCATCAGTTGCTGGCGCTGCCCGGCGTCGGGGAGTACACGGCGGCGGCCGTGGCCTCCTTCGCGTACGGGCAGCGGCACGCGGTGCTGGACACCAACGTCCGCCGGGTCTTCGCCCGCGCGGTGAGCGGCTCCCAGTACCCGCCGAACGCCACCACCGCCGCCGAGCGCAAGCTGGCCCGGATGCTGCTGCCGGAGGACGACACCACGGCCTCGCGCTGGGCGGCGGCCACCATGGAGCTGGGTGCGCTGGTGTGCACGGCGCGCACGCCGTCGTGCGGCGGCTGCCCGATCGTCGACCTGTGCGCCTGGCGTGGCGCGGGCTCCCCCGCCCACGAGGGGCCGCCGCGCCGGGGCCAGACGTACGCGGGTACCGACCGGCAGGTACGCGGCAAACTGCTCGCCGTTCTGCGGGAGTCGACCCGGCCGGTGGAGCGGGCCGCGCTGGACGCGGTGTGGCACGACCCGGAGCAGCGGTCCCGCGCCCTGACCGGGCTGCTCACCGACGGTCTGGTGGAACGGCTGCCGGACGGGCGTTACCGGCTGCCCGGCACGGACTGA
- the disA gene encoding DNA integrity scanning diadenylate cyclase DisA, whose translation MAANDRPAGPGRAGGAGGGSGADGLLRASLSAVAPGTQLRDGLERILRGNTGGLIVLGVDRTVESLCTGGFVLDVEFTATRLRELCKLDGAVIVDRDITKIVRAGVQLVPDASIPTEETGTRHRTAQRVSIQTGFPVVSVSQSMRLIALYLDGQRRVLEDSGAILSRANQALATLERYKLRFDEVAGTLSALEIEDLVTVRDVAAVAQRLEMVRRIAAEIAEYVVELGTDGRLLSLQLDELIAGVEPERQLIVRDYLPESPQGTEPPGGKRSRRVGTALSELDALTHAELLELPIVARALGHGASPEALDGAVSPRGFRLLAKVPRLPGLVIDRLVDHFGGLQKLLAASVDDLQAVDGVGETRARSVREGLSRLAESSILERYV comes from the coding sequence ATGGCAGCCAACGACCGGCCGGCGGGTCCCGGCAGGGCCGGGGGTGCCGGGGGAGGTTCCGGAGCGGACGGACTGCTGCGCGCCTCGCTGAGCGCGGTGGCCCCCGGAACCCAGCTGCGGGACGGCCTGGAGCGCATCCTGCGGGGCAACACGGGCGGCCTGATCGTCCTCGGCGTGGACCGTACCGTCGAATCCCTGTGCACCGGCGGTTTCGTGCTGGACGTGGAGTTCACCGCGACCCGGCTGCGCGAGCTGTGCAAGCTGGACGGCGCGGTGATCGTGGACCGCGACATCACCAAGATCGTCCGCGCGGGTGTGCAACTGGTCCCGGACGCGAGCATCCCGACCGAGGAGACCGGCACCCGGCACCGTACGGCGCAGCGGGTCTCCATCCAGACCGGGTTCCCCGTGGTGTCGGTCAGCCAGTCGATGCGGCTGATCGCCCTGTACCTGGACGGGCAGCGGCGGGTCCTGGAGGACTCGGGCGCCATCCTGTCGCGGGCGAACCAGGCGCTGGCCACCCTGGAGCGGTACAAGCTGCGGTTCGACGAGGTCGCGGGCACCCTGTCGGCGCTGGAGATCGAGGACCTGGTCACGGTCCGCGACGTGGCGGCGGTGGCGCAGCGGCTGGAGATGGTGCGCCGGATCGCGGCCGAGATCGCCGAGTACGTGGTGGAGCTGGGCACGGACGGACGGCTGCTGTCGCTCCAGCTGGACGAGCTGATCGCGGGCGTGGAGCCGGAACGGCAGCTGATCGTGCGCGACTACCTGCCGGAATCGCCGCAGGGCACGGAGCCCCCGGGCGGCAAGCGTTCGCGCCGGGTGGGCACGGCGCTGTCCGAGCTGGACGCGCTGACCCACGCCGAGCTGCTGGAACTGCCCATCGTGGCGCGGGCGCTGGGCCACGGCGCCTCGCCCGAGGCGCTGGACGGCGCGGTCTCCCCGCGGGGTTTCCGGCTGCTGGCGAAGGTTCCGCGGCTGCCGGGTCTGGTCATCGACCGGCTCGTGGACCACTTCGGCGGGTTGCAGAAGCTGCTGGCGGCGAGTGTGGACGACCTGCAGGCGGTGGACGGCGTCGGGGAGACCCGGGCGCGCTCGGTGCGCGAGGGCCTGTCCCGGCTGGCCGAGTCCTCGATCCTGGAACGGTACGTGTAG
- a CDS encoding sensor histidine kinase — translation MRLTGPGRPDPREGPSRWRRLPRPTFRARLALAITGLLLLAGVALLTFVVLLARHGTAQQVSSMEVVRLDCVTRPADAECQESGSVGPMQPVGPTGAGTSPAPRGEPLPDAVALRLVDETVRAVQDTVLRQLLLWSAIGLLLIAALTGLMGWWLAGRALRPVAAVTDTARRISEQHLHERLALTGPDDELHRLASTFDSMLDRLEKSFESRRRFVANASHELRTPLAVQRTSLEVGLADPLPEGLAEVREELLAVNRDAEWLIASLLLLARSDLGLDEEESRESDLADAARQAIREWGPRGAEREVALSLDTAGPFPVAGDPVLLRHLVTNLVDNAVRYNRPGGTVAVRLAGRTLTVVNTGPPVEPGQVERLFEPFQRLGQDRTSVSGHGLGLSIVASIAEAHRARVTARPGRDGGLAVSVVFAAAP, via the coding sequence GTGCGGCTGACGGGTCCGGGGAGGCCGGATCCGCGCGAAGGGCCCAGCAGGTGGCGACGCCTGCCCCGGCCGACCTTCCGCGCCCGCCTCGCCCTGGCCATCACCGGCCTGCTCCTGCTCGCCGGCGTCGCCCTGCTCACCTTCGTGGTGCTGCTGGCCCGGCACGGCACGGCCCAGCAGGTCAGCTCCATGGAGGTGGTCCGCCTGGACTGCGTGACGCGGCCCGCGGACGCCGAATGTCAGGAGAGCGGCTCCGTGGGCCCGATGCAACCAGTGGGACCCACGGGGGCCGGGACATCGCCCGCGCCCCGGGGCGAGCCCCTGCCGGACGCGGTGGCCCTGCGCCTGGTGGACGAGACGGTACGCGCGGTGCAGGACACCGTGCTCCGGCAGCTGCTGCTGTGGTCCGCGATCGGCCTGCTGCTGATCGCCGCGCTGACCGGCCTCATGGGCTGGTGGCTCGCCGGCCGGGCGCTGCGGCCGGTCGCCGCCGTCACCGATACCGCCCGCCGGATCAGCGAGCAGCACCTGCACGAACGCCTCGCGCTCACCGGCCCCGACGACGAACTGCACCGGCTCGCCTCCACCTTCGACAGCATGCTGGACCGGCTGGAGAAGTCCTTCGAGAGCCGCCGCCGCTTCGTCGCCAACGCCTCGCACGAACTGCGCACCCCGCTGGCCGTCCAGCGCACCAGCCTGGAGGTCGGGCTCGCCGATCCGCTCCCGGAAGGGCTGGCGGAGGTACGGGAGGAACTGCTCGCCGTCAACCGGGACGCCGAGTGGCTGATCGCCTCCCTGCTGCTGCTCGCTCGCAGCGATCTCGGCCTGGACGAGGAGGAGAGCCGGGAGAGCGATCTGGCGGACGCCGCCCGGCAGGCGATCAGGGAATGGGGGCCACGGGGGGCGGAACGGGAGGTCGCGCTCTCCCTGGACACCGCGGGGCCGTTTCCGGTGGCCGGGGATCCGGTGCTGCTGCGGCACCTGGTGACCAACCTGGTGGACAACGCCGTACGGTACAACCGGCCCGGCGGCACCGTGGCGGTGCGGCTCGCCGGACGCACGCTCACCGTCGTCAACACCGGCCCCCCGGTGGAACCCGGCCAGGTGGAGCGGCTCTTCGAACCGTTCCAGCGGCTGGGCCAGGACCGCACCAGCGTCTCGGGGCACGGTCTCGGCCTGTCCATCGTCGCCTCGATCGCCGAGGCCCACCGGGCCCGGGTCACCGCCCGCCCGGGGCGGGACGGGGGGCTCGCCGTCTCGGTGGTGTTCGCCGCCGCTCCGTGA
- a CDS encoding FtsX-like permease family protein, with product MNFVKRAAHSLAARKGRTAMLLGIFLVIGVLLLGSSLLRGATARQEADAQRRIGVDVTVRGDGLTTDTAAALGGSPLVERYNPILRGTTAPPGLDPVTSDAPEPAGAGDDARDGVGGDGLALSGIRDSGLLPDFARGRMELVAGRGITAHDADHQVLLLEERLAERNGLRVGDTVELASPDGAVRTSFEIIGLYRTPLPTPAAWVPPRDIPANQLYAPLPAVSALGFGSALDEVALTAGSPDAARELAALAEELLGPDGFRADVNDKAYREQVEPLQRVGVLAGVFGWLTSLGGAAVLGLIVTLEIRSRRAELGMLLSLGERKWKLLGQHTAEAVAVAVPALALAAALGLVLARPAGEALLPPSPDGPTPLLMTAGDVGSVAAIGLGIALAATVLPGAAIVRLHPRSLLTHSE from the coding sequence ATGAACTTCGTCAAGCGCGCGGCCCACAGCCTCGCCGCCCGGAAGGGCAGAACCGCGATGCTGCTGGGGATCTTCCTGGTCATCGGCGTGCTGCTCCTGGGCAGTTCCCTGCTGCGCGGCGCGACGGCCCGGCAGGAGGCCGACGCCCAGCGCCGGATCGGCGTGGACGTCACGGTGCGCGGGGACGGGCTGACCACGGACACCGCCGCCGCGCTGGGCGGGTCGCCCCTGGTGGAGCGGTACAACCCGATACTGCGGGGGACCACGGCGCCGCCGGGTCTTGACCCCGTCACCTCGGACGCGCCGGAGCCGGCCGGGGCGGGGGACGACGCCCGGGACGGCGTCGGGGGCGACGGGCTGGCACTGAGCGGGATCCGCGACAGCGGGCTGCTGCCCGACTTCGCCCGCGGCCGTATGGAGCTCGTCGCCGGCCGGGGCATCACCGCACACGACGCGGACCACCAGGTGCTCCTGCTGGAGGAACGGCTGGCCGAGCGGAACGGGCTGCGGGTGGGGGACACCGTCGAGCTGGCCTCGCCGGACGGCGCGGTACGGACCTCCTTCGAGATCATCGGCCTCTACCGCACACCGCTGCCCACCCCCGCCGCGTGGGTGCCGCCCCGCGACATCCCCGCCAACCAGCTCTACGCGCCCCTCCCGGCGGTCTCCGCGCTCGGGTTCGGCAGCGCGCTGGACGAGGTGGCCCTCACGGCCGGTTCCCCGGACGCGGCGCGGGAACTGGCGGCACTGGCCGAAGAGCTGCTGGGTCCGGACGGGTTCCGCGCCGACGTCAACGACAAGGCGTACCGGGAGCAGGTCGAGCCGCTCCAGCGGGTCGGCGTGCTCGCGGGGGTCTTCGGGTGGCTGACCTCGCTGGGCGGAGCGGCGGTGCTCGGGCTGATCGTGACGCTGGAGATCCGGTCCCGACGCGCCGAACTGGGGATGCTCCTCTCCCTCGGTGAGCGGAAGTGGAAGCTCCTCGGCCAGCACACGGCGGAGGCGGTGGCCGTCGCCGTTCCCGCCCTGGCGCTGGCGGCCGCGCTCGGGCTGGTCCTGGCCCGGCCGGCGGGCGAGGCGCTGCTGCCGCCGTCACCGGACGGGCCCACTCCGTTGCTGATGACGGCCGGCGATGTGGGCTCGGTCGCCGCGATCGGGCTCGGCATCGCGCTGGCGGCCACCGTCCTGCCCGGCGCCGCCATCGTGCGCCTGCACCCGCGCTCCCTCCTCACCCACAGCGAATAA
- a CDS encoding BACON domain-containing protein — protein MNSCPERATRTTTRPRPASAPGAHRVPRGRAAADKAASGKAAGKGTDRRGRRAAYEDAHLDGLFTYCLSIMCEHDTATAALGEALALARRQHDRGRRPAAPGQSRAWLYALARWTCLRRLAVQREAGGAAEPRAAGTAGAEAQLRRRELAALAWPEAAGTSPEQREALELAVRHQLSPAEVALVLRLSVDAARALLTSGACEVERTRASLAAVETGGCPTVASLAGEDRLMLLRPGLRRELVRHVDGCAVCRRAAQRAMAGVTWPGTAPGEARLAVVAAPRSAVHAALLVVERARAQYTPRFDRSGFPLTEKDRAARRDRLRSRAVTTTVVATVLAAPALALWAAYRGAPVTGEASGQDASASEDDRGLGTAGGDDYAYENTGRWEDSAELDADGGREPAGEATRETQEREPVDASPEADPQSPSPPAASDGGSGGGTRPARPGRLTVDAMSTGTGTEITLTASGGAPVRWSAVWSAEWLWLSATSGTLQPGESVTLVVTVDRAREPSGPWQGRITIEPAGATVTIEGHGRQSPEPTPTPPPPTEEPTPEPTEPPATDPAPSDPPPAEPT, from the coding sequence ATGAACAGCTGCCCCGAGCGTGCCACACGCACCACGACGCGCCCCCGCCCCGCCTCGGCGCCCGGCGCTCATCGCGTTCCCCGCGGGCGGGCGGCGGCGGACAAGGCCGCCTCCGGCAAGGCGGCGGGCAAGGGGACGGATCGGCGGGGCCGCCGGGCGGCGTACGAGGACGCCCATCTGGACGGCCTGTTCACGTACTGCCTGTCCATCATGTGCGAGCACGACACCGCGACGGCCGCGCTCGGCGAGGCGCTGGCCCTGGCGCGGCGGCAGCACGACCGGGGCCGCCGGCCGGCCGCCCCCGGCCAGTCCCGGGCGTGGCTGTACGCGCTGGCCCGCTGGACGTGTCTGCGGCGGCTCGCCGTGCAGCGGGAGGCGGGCGGCGCGGCGGAGCCCCGGGCGGCGGGCACGGCCGGGGCGGAGGCCCAGCTGCGCCGCCGTGAACTGGCGGCGCTGGCCTGGCCGGAGGCGGCGGGCACCAGCCCGGAGCAGCGGGAGGCGCTGGAGCTGGCGGTGCGTCACCAGCTGTCGCCGGCCGAGGTGGCGCTGGTGCTGCGGCTCTCGGTGGACGCGGCGCGGGCGTTGCTGACCAGCGGGGCGTGCGAGGTGGAGCGCACCAGGGCGTCGCTGGCGGCGGTGGAGACGGGCGGCTGCCCCACGGTGGCCTCCCTGGCCGGCGAGGACCGGCTCATGCTGCTGCGTCCCGGTCTGCGCCGGGAGCTGGTGCGGCACGTGGACGGCTGCGCGGTGTGCCGGCGGGCGGCCCAGCGGGCGATGGCGGGCGTGACCTGGCCGGGGACGGCGCCGGGCGAGGCGCGGCTGGCCGTCGTGGCGGCGCCGCGTTCGGCCGTGCACGCCGCGCTGCTGGTGGTGGAGCGGGCGCGGGCCCAGTACACGCCGCGGTTCGACCGCTCGGGGTTCCCGCTGACGGAGAAGGACCGGGCGGCGCGCCGGGACCGGCTGCGCAGCCGGGCGGTGACCACGACGGTAGTCGCCACGGTGCTGGCGGCGCCCGCGCTGGCGCTGTGGGCGGCGTACCGGGGCGCGCCGGTGACGGGGGAGGCGAGCGGGCAGGACGCGTCGGCGTCCGAGGACGACCGCGGCCTGGGCACGGCCGGCGGCGACGACTACGCGTACGAGAACACCGGGCGCTGGGAGGACTCGGCCGAGCTGGACGCGGACGGCGGGCGCGAACCGGCGGGCGAGGCCACCAGGGAGACGCAGGAGCGGGAGCCGGTTGACGCCTCGCCCGAGGCGGACCCCCAGTCGCCGTCGCCGCCCGCCGCGTCGGACGGGGGCTCGGGCGGGGGCACCCGCCCGGCGCGGCCGGGGCGGCTGACGGTGGACGCCATGTCCACCGGCACCGGTACGGAGATCACACTGACCGCCTCGGGCGGCGCGCCGGTGCGGTGGAGCGCGGTGTGGTCGGCGGAGTGGCTGTGGCTGAGTGCCACGTCGGGCACGTTGCAGCCGGGGGAGTCGGTCACGCTGGTGGTGACGGTGGACCGGGCGCGTGAGCCGTCCGGGCCCTGGCAGGGCCGGATCACCATCGAGCCCGCCGGTGCCACCGTCACCATCGAGGGCCACGGCCGGCAGTCACCCGAGCCGACCCCGACCCCGCCGCCGCCGACCGAGGAGCCCACCCCGGAGCCGACGGAGCCGCCCGCGACCGACCCGGCCCCGTCGGACCCGCCGCCCGCCGAACCGACCTGA
- a CDS encoding TetR/AcrR family transcriptional regulator, translating into MSAEDTRATTDGSAGRADGAPPDGTEGRDGTPRRRRGRPARGEGGGGPGTQERILASARELFAERGYEKTSVRAVARGAEVDQALVHHYFGTKEGLFSAAVALTAAPVTDRIAALDRVAPERAGEEFTRMFFRIWENPVTRAPLLAIVRSALTHETAARIFREFIAGQLLSRLAGTLDAADAQLRAELAAAQLVGTVLLRYALKMPPIATEDAETLIARLAPVVQHHLTGTAPTG; encoded by the coding sequence GTGAGCGCTGAGGACACCCGGGCCACCACGGACGGATCCGCCGGGCGCGCCGACGGGGCCCCGCCGGACGGGACGGAGGGGCGCGACGGAACACCGCGCAGGCGACGGGGCCGGCCGGCCAGGGGCGAGGGCGGCGGCGGGCCCGGCACCCAGGAGCGGATCCTGGCATCGGCCCGCGAGCTGTTCGCCGAGCGCGGCTACGAGAAGACCTCGGTCCGGGCCGTCGCACGCGGCGCGGAGGTCGACCAGGCACTGGTGCACCACTACTTCGGTACGAAGGAAGGTCTGTTCTCCGCGGCCGTGGCCCTGACGGCGGCGCCGGTGACCGACCGGATCGCCGCTCTTGACCGGGTCGCGCCGGAACGGGCGGGCGAGGAGTTCACCCGGATGTTCTTCCGGATCTGGGAGAACCCGGTGACCCGCGCGCCGCTGCTGGCGATCGTCCGCTCGGCCCTCACTCACGAGACGGCGGCCCGGATCTTCCGCGAGTTCATCGCGGGCCAGCTGCTGTCGCGGCTGGCCGGAACCCTGGACGCGGCCGACGCGCAGCTGCGCGCCGAACTGGCGGCGGCCCAGCTGGTGGGCACGGTGCTGCTGCGGTACGCGCTGAAGATGCCGCCGATCGCCACCGAGGACGCCGAGACCCTGATCGCCCGCCTGGCCCCGGTGGTCCAGCACCACCTGACCGGCACCGCCCCGACGGGCTGA
- a CDS encoding sugar phosphate isomerase/epimerase family protein, whose product MERVAHQAKPGTKVALSTASVYPENTAAAFAIAARLGYDGVEIMVWTDPVSQDIEALRRLSDQYGVPVLAIHAPCLLVTQRVWSTDPWRKLLRARDAADRLGASTVVVHPPFRWQRGYARDFVAGVGRMAHETDVRFAVENMYPWRYRDREMLAYAPGWDPTEEDFRHFTLDLSHAATSRSDALAMATRMGDRLGHVHMGDGSGSGRDEHLVPGRGTQPCAELLHTLAAAGYDGHVVIEVNTRRAMSAAEREADLAEALAYTRMHLRAGAAAGGPDGER is encoded by the coding sequence CTGGAGCGCGTGGCACATCAGGCGAAACCGGGGACGAAGGTCGCGCTGTCGACCGCCTCGGTGTATCCGGAGAACACCGCGGCCGCCTTCGCGATAGCCGCTCGCCTCGGCTACGACGGGGTGGAGATCATGGTGTGGACCGACCCGGTGAGCCAGGACATCGAGGCACTGCGCCGGCTCTCCGACCAGTACGGGGTCCCGGTGCTCGCCATTCACGCCCCCTGCCTGCTGGTGACCCAGCGGGTGTGGTCCACCGACCCGTGGCGCAAGCTGCTCCGGGCCCGCGACGCCGCCGACCGGCTCGGCGCGAGCACCGTGGTCGTGCACCCGCCGTTCCGCTGGCAGCGCGGCTACGCCAGGGACTTCGTGGCCGGCGTCGGCCGGATGGCACACGAGACGGACGTCAGGTTCGCCGTGGAGAACATGTACCCCTGGCGGTACCGGGACCGCGAGATGCTGGCGTACGCGCCCGGCTGGGACCCCACCGAGGAGGACTTCCGGCACTTCACCCTCGATCTGTCGCACGCGGCGACCTCCCGCAGCGACGCCCTGGCCATGGCCACCCGGATGGGCGACCGGCTCGGGCACGTCCACATGGGCGACGGCAGCGGATCGGGACGGGACGAGCATTTGGTGCCGGGACGCGGCACCCAGCCCTGCGCGGAGCTGCTGCACACACTGGCGGCGGCCGGGTACGACGGGCACGTGGTGATCGAGGTCAACACCCGGCGCGCCATGTCCGCGGCCGAGCGGGAGGCCGACCTGGCCGAGGCGCTGGCCTACACCCGGATGCACCTGCGCGCCGGGGCGGCGGCCGGAGGCCCCGACGGTGAGCGCTGA